The following are encoded in a window of Vespa crabro chromosome 2, iyVesCrab1.2, whole genome shotgun sequence genomic DNA:
- the LOC124422093 gene encoding uncharacterized protein LOC124422093 isoform X8: MLVPPVAQGGTGDRPVGDAGGRAQQSSGPAGTATLWPLAPAQPNQVPNQQSQGIPPLAATPAPAHNQGVSRYGLYSLFPGGGGGSYVAATPATPGPPTPARAYHATTHKERTVSESVFSAAVGVGVGGYTWGAPTPPPGSPYSPVPVTQLELLAKNLASLAPPGQQALSLQGVGVNVGSLHHAQHTQHTQHTLNLAGLHHLHHEGLHQNTFSPQLSLVTGNAPTLTINSFSPNSTGNVVPTTGVLLQEYQSPTGSTATGCSVAVNGSSCPTSSTSSTMVVQGGNQVVQTTAKKREAFLSSQGQPVKLENKSTRQPCVCRNSNGKTKVVHSDAGCSRTLPVASSWNGQDANNGVNSNTNNNSLVKREPLASVPCQVAEVSTSLHATTTSVKIEPVPPKSENGIVVSNANAGGIPVGIAMARQRSQHQETSASMRNVSLSHHTSHHASYHHFQPDNLGSSSTAMTVGGATLVHCGGGGGEERPAHLAIPSGALAPSLNAALGSSLGPNLGPSLGSGLNSTLNSSLNSTLGSTATAAATTAWPPTLWQYPASAAAAAAAAAAAAAAMPMEPVGFPQMGVGVQGGLQLVRDPSSGHLLLIHAAEQMQQAVVWPNYPNHNGGNVAPPSLLLPPPPPSLQLLSDIGGARLVLTESKRKQQSTLPIVKIEADCGTSPTTIITSTESTKALQSVTSVTGTLVPDAPLVTTLHYYPHAPALVQISQTEPTHCRSQQRNAFISKATSPVSCLTPPPEVTTIHAIEPPQMTPMVGVQDASNQTEAPEAEQEQDMPMETQVKQEQNLSPCQLQCASTATNLTTTTTTTTTNLTNLTNFEIVAATPEKMCNVVRITTTTTTVNPTVCGIVGKVDKAENTIINMADCPKYSITRECRSVTSIDRTIERVVSRQDDLEQDEEEDSRHDRSTINDDDDCYDNGRSPICRDARTGPRIIEITEENCDSFHENLEFFGTRRDRSTDRLRDRRRSYAIDNTQEQHQNREEEKKIIVEEPMIDRIAEESRGTVIHQVIAKLSPETSCCESQRKEEMYPESKVIVDSTSNNGPQSMTTTTTTTTTSSQNIPDCESCGKNRDVRPQMVVQQNPEVKPQISVKSFDMPNIDCDDQELETVVIKQEADDGSFDEQNSKFENVSTIEKPKDSMKRHSVERSHPGIENVVEKLKKNAAAAMQESSCPLQKIDESKERNVDNSRSRRHSETMPRKLENGLKKHILRSCENEKLLNEKRENIERSEIEGSSEKDSSSLAYSREYLHNDNNNDSRSNNNNIKNINDKEYVIRKRLAVACESKVKDDVSEVNASPPKKSRLDRASNANDDTVFLSATIVDNQSTKLKLAISTKQKSNVDLSGLELLSNSIEQFEHLKPEAQNCSTPDLEKSPSRGKLISPQGESNNNNVDSPLGLLCALAEQRFMEEVGDKVPRKLNLESSEEISRAGRLLLNLGRTSLEKERKRLDKRKSTDGDDENYEKSKRLKADVVYETTDDGKNSSIRYYEKCGKSRRHGARFQEDMVFRVKEKPNRSIDLAEENGIDDEETSSLAERFVRERERVQKFDKENNDLDYDRKKETLERYDQQYDRFCGNDRCYRDVSKEDALTDSETENDKTVCSTTRLEEEVDVNTQRRQESTEERNRQGKLDAKTNVGKKLHTEEDGDWPNMDAMELDMRVRLADIQRQYREKQKELSRLTPKKEDKRSPGRPRKKSHSSSSEHGTLSSPPILEPAVPCQKSPSHSPDGAPPPLTSAVLAMPRCNVNLVKLGEPRSHIKLLDSIPSIPIPVPPVASPITVLPTSKIQSEDDDKSTGRMEYDTSSPAPTVASSSSASKKRKVGRPRKLMCTSGNTRHFTETIVAKKPKSKSSLVGYLLSPKNRHLQTKYIAKSGYTPLPFKTGMLSLKASSKNHKSVKAKMKPAKQTPLHNKNVISSIIAEKAKLSHEVKLDKHSNKVRPKLKAEAKVKTWEDDESTVVENISSDTMSQEILEEKNVEQPEEEEGEEEVEREMERNKHDKSKKKKQKSISSSPSRHKSSDRDKKESKRRKSSDCKDCKECAKVAKAERTESIINRCKLTSAHLAIDQLRVLTAMGGLFYAGRLSAVRAPDVYAITLDGERGNRPHIHSREEILRDAIVEVCPSSTKELPPGTRLCAYWSEQYRCLYPGTSVEPTEPDPELDEKFVSVEFDDGDSGRIALDDIRLLQPDYPVVEYDPNPLLSLGKRRRQTSVSIEDKRSSINTISGTTSNSLTSTVSSTTSSHISSFDGVSIERHKTDDISAKALDDYRERKRLKKRRKDKLKRQHEAQEGKKKHKRHKGCEEHRKHKHRKHRKHKHKHSHHCNHSEGSHISSGESCCGQKSEDEPNKETPAKVEEEEEEEEDEEEEEEESEEMTVLEEEPEPVPEPIEVIVREEKIEKPKKSDKKGKVRERQESVESRSKMAAFLPARQLWGWAGRGYRRPGAKGRAKKQFFRAIQRGNETIQIGDSAVFLSTGRPDRPYIGRIESMWETSSSNMIVKVKWFYHPEETVGCPTNLKYPGALFESPHMDENDVQTISHKCEVLPLDEYTEKLGKEPHRYLTIYDNNDIYYLAGYYDPTTYLLSMQPGVV; encoded by the exons ATGTTGGTCCCTCCCGTGGCCCAAGGCGGGACGGGCGATCGTCCCGTGGGTGACGCGGGCGGTAGGGCCCAGCAGTCGTCCGGCCCTGCCGGGACAGCAACCCTATGGCCTCTTGCACCAGCGCAGCCCAATCAAGTTCCAAATCAACAGTCACAAGGAATACCACCCTTGGCTGCGACCCCTGCACCGGCGCACAATCAAG GTGTGAGCCGTTACGGGTTGTACTCGTTATTTCCCGGGGGTGGCGGAGGTAGTTACGTCGCGGCCACTCCCGCCACCCCAGGGCCACCCACCCCCGCGCGCGCTTATCACGCAACAACGCATAAGG AACGAACAG TTTCAGAGAGCGTATTCTCCGCTGCTGTTGGCGTTGGTGTTGGTGGTTACACCTGGGGTGCTCCCACGCCACCCCCTGGATCACCCTACAGTCCTGTCCCTGTGACTCAGCTTGAACTACTCGCCAAGAATTTGGCGAGTTTGGCGCCTCCTGGTCAACAGGCGTTGAGCCTTCAGGGTGTCGGTGTTAATGTTGGCAGTCTTCATCATGCGCAGCATACTCAGCATACGCAGCACACCCTCAATCTTGCTGGACTTCATCATCTGCACCATG AAGGTCTACATCAGAACACTTTTTCGCCCCAACTCTCCCTGGTGACCGGTAACGCTCCGACATTGACGATCAATAGCTTTTCGCCAAATTCGACGGGTAACGTCGTGCCGACGACGGGGGTGTTGCTCCAGGAGTATCAGTCACCGACAGGCTCGACAGCCACCGGTTGTTCCGTCGCAGTGAACGGTTCCTCATGTCCAACGAGTTCGACGAGTAGCACGATGGTCGTCCAGGGTGGCAACCAGGTTGTCCAGACTACCGCGAAGAAACGAGAAGCCTTCCTCTCGAGTCAAGGTCAACCGGTGAAACTGGAGAACAAGTCGACGAGGCAGCCCTGCGTTTGCAGGAACAGCAACG GTAAAACGAAAGTGGTTCATTCGGATGCAGGCTGTAGCAGGACGTTGCCCGTCGCATCGTCCTGGAATGGACAGGATGCGAATAATGGCGTTAATTctaatacgaacaataatagcCTCGTGAAGAGAGAACCTTTGGCCTCTGTGCCATGTCAGGTTGCAGAGGTTTCGACCTCTCTTCATGCTACCACTACCTCTGTTAAGATCGAGCCGGTTCCTCCGAAATCGGAAAATG GTATAGTGGTATCGAATGCGAACGCAGGTGGAATACCAGTTGGAATTGCAATGGCAAGACAGAGATCGCAACATCAGGAAACCTCGGCGTCCATGCGGAATGTCTCCCTCAGTCATCATACGTCGCATCATGCAAGTTATCATCACTTTCAACCTGACAATCTTG GTTCATCGAGTACAGCCATGACGGTAGGCGGCGCTACGCTCGTCCACTGTGGCGGAGGTGGTGGGGAAGAACGTCCGGCCCACCTCGCCATTCCTTCGGGTGCTTTGGCGCCCTCGTTGAACGCGGCCCTCGGTTCGAGTCTCGGCCCGAATCTCGGCCCGAGTCTTGGCTCCGGCCTGAATTCCACCTTGAATTCCAGCTTGAATTCCACGCTCGGCAGTACCGCAACGGCCGCGGCCACTACTGCGTGGCCTCCCACGCTTTGGCAGTATCCGGCCTCGGCCGCGGCCGCTGCCGCCGCTGCTGCCGCCGCAGCTGCAG CGATGCCCATGGAACCCGTAGGGTTCCCGCAGATGGGTGTCGGTGTGCAGGGAGGTTTGCAGTTGGTCAGAGATCCATCCAGCGGTCATCTTCTTTTAATTCACGCAGCCG AACAAATGCAGCAGGCTGTGGTCTGGCCGAATTATCCAAATCACAATGGCGGAAACGTAGCACCCCCGTCCCTTTTGTTACCGCCGCCACCACCGTCCCTTCAACTTTTAAGCGACATAGGCGGCGCTAGATTGGTCCTTACCGagagcaaaagaaaacaacagaGCACTTTGCCGATCGTCAAGATCGAGGCGGATTGTGGTACGAGTCCGACAACCAtaataa CGTCGACGGAATCGACGAAGGCATTGCAGAGCGTGACATCGGTGACGGGCACTCTAGTGCCAGATGCACCGCTCGTAACGACTCTTCATTACTACCCACATGCACCGGCTTTGGTGCAGATTAGTCAAACGGAGCCCACGCATTGTAGGTCGCAG CAGCGAAATGCATTTATTTCGAAGGCAACCTCGCCGGTATCCTGTCTGACACCACCACCAGAAGTGACGACGATCCATGCGATCGAGCCACCGCAAATGACACCGATGGTCGGCGTTCAGGATGCTTCGAATCAAACAGAAGCGCCAGAAGCCGAACAGGAACAGGATATGCCAATGGAGACTCAGGTGAAACAGGAGCAAAATCTTAGCCCATGTCAGCTTCAATGTGCTAGTACCGCGACGAATCTTACGACGACCACCACTACTACAACGACGAATTTGACGAATCTGACGAACTTCGAGATCGTCGCGGCGACTCCAGAAAAGATGTGCAATGTCGTCAGgataacgacgacaacgaccaCGGTCAATCCTACCGTATGTGGTATAGTTGGCAAGGTCGATAAAGCAGAGAATACGATCATCAACATGGCTGATTGTCCAAAATATTCTATCACGAGGGAATGCAGAAGCGTCACGTCGATCGATAGAACGATCGAACGTGTCGTAAGTCGTCAAGATGATTTGGAGCAGGACGAGGAAGAAGATTCAAGGCACGATCGTTCGACGatcaacgatgacgacgattgTTACGATAATGGCAGATCACCGATATGCAGAGACGCAAGAACTGGTCCTAGAATCATCGAAATCACCGAGGAAAACTGTGACAGTTTCCATGAGAATTTAGAGTTCTTTGGCACGCGACGGGATCGTTCAACTGATCGTCTTCGAGATCGTCGGCGAAGTTATGCGATCGATAACACGCAGGAGCAACATCAAAACCgtgaggaggaaaagaagatcaTTGTAGAGGAG CCGATGATCGATCGTATCGCCGAAGAATCGAGAGGTACAGTAATACATCAAGTTATCGCCAAACTATCACCGGAAACGTCTTGTTGCGAGTCacaaaggaaagaggaaatgtACCCGGAATCAAAGGTGATCGTCGATTCGACGTCGAATAACGGGCCGCAatcaatgacgacgacgacaacgacgacgactacgtcGTCTCAGAATATACCCGATTGCGAGAGCTGCGGGAAAAATCGCGATGTCCGTCCTCAAATGGTTGTTCAACAAAATCCAGAAGTGAAGCCGCAAATCAGTGTGAAATCTTTCGATATGCCTAACATCGATTGCGACGATCAAGAATTGGAAACTGTAGTTATCAAGCAGGAAGCCGACGATGGTTCCTTCGACGaacaaaattcaaaatttgAGAATGTATCGACAATAGAGAAGCCAAAGGATTCGATGAAGAGACATTCGGTTGAACGATCTCATCCAGGTATCGAGAACGTTGTCgagaaattgaagaaaaatgcGGCCGCCGCTATGCAAGAATCTTCCTGTCCATTACAAAAGATAGATGAATCTAAAGAACGTAACGTTGATAATTCGCGTTCTAGAAGGCACTCGGAAACGATGCCGAGAAAGTTGGAGAACGGTCTGAAGAAGCACATATTGAGATCCtgcgaaaatgaaaaattgttgaaCGAGAAACGTGAGAATATCGAACGATCCGAGATCGAAGGATCTTCGGAGAAAGATTCTAGCAGTTTAGCTTATTCGAGAGAATATTTacataacgacaataataacgacagtaggagtaacaataacaatatcaagaatataaacgACAAGGAATACGTCATCAGGAAAAGGTTAGCAGTTGCCTGCGAGTCGAAGGTCAAGGACGATGTATCTGAGGTAAATGCGAGTCCACCGAAAAAAAGTCGTTTAGATAGAGCATCGAATGCCAATGACGACACGGTTTTCTTATCGGCCACCATTGTCGACAATCAAAGCACGAAATTGAAATTGGCCATTTCGACGAAGCAAAAATCGAACGTCGATCTCAGCGGCTTAGAATTGCTCTCGAATAGTATCGAACAGTTCGAGCATTTGAAACCGGAGGCACAGAATTGTTCGACTCCGGATCTCGAGAAATCGCCTAGCAGAGGGAAACTGATCTCTCCTCAGGGtgagagcaataataataacgtcgaTAGTCCCCTCGGTTTGCTGTGTGCTCTGGCTGAGCAGAGATTCATGGAAGAGGTTGGAGACAAAGTGCCGAGAAAGCTCAATCTCGAGAGTTCAGAAGAAATATCGAGAGCCGGTAGGCTGTTGTTAAATCTTGGAAGGACGAGtttggagaaagaaagaaagagattggataaaagaaaaagtacggATGGAGACGATGAGAATTATGAGAAATCGAAGAGACTTAAAGCCGATGTTGTATACGAGACAACAGACGATGGAAAGAATTCATCTATACGTTATTACGAGAAATGTGGTAAAAGTAGAAGACACGGAGCTAGATTTCAAGAAGACATGGTATtcagagtgaaagagaaaccTAACAGAAGTATAGATCTCGCTGAGGAAAATGGAATCGACGATGAGGAAACTTCTTCGTTGGCGGAAAGATTTGTACGAGAACGTGAACGCGTTCAAAAGTtcgataaggaaaataacgatttggATTAtgatagaaagaaggaaacatTGGAACGTTACGATCAACAGTACGATCGATTTTGCGGAAATGATAGATGTTATCGTGATGTATCAAAGGAAGATGCCTTGACAGATTCCGAAACGGAAAACGACAAGACAGTTTGTTCTACTACGAGATTAGAGGAGGAAGTAGATGTAAATACGCAAAGAAGACAAGAATCCACAGAGGAGAGAAATAGGCAAGGAAAATTGGACGCAAAGACGAATGTTGGTAAAAAGTTACATACGGAGGAAGACGGGGATTGGCCAAATATGGATGCAATGGAGTTGGATATGAGAGTGAGATTGGCGGATATTCAAAGACAATACagagaaaagcaaaaggaacTATCGAGGTTGACGCCAAAGAAGGAGGACAAGAGAAGTCCAGGTAGACCGAGAAAGAAGAGCCATTCATCGAg ttCCGAACACGGtactctctcttctcctcccaTTTTGGAACCAGCAGTCCCTTGTCAAAAGTCTCCGTCTCATTCTCCTGACGGAGCTCCACCGCCATTAACGTCAGCAGTCTTGGCCATGCCAAGATGTAACGTGAATCTTGTGAAACTCGGTGAACCTCGAAGTCACATTAAACTTTTGGATAGTATACCGAGTATACCTATACCAGTACCACCGGTTGCTTCGCCTATCACGGTTTTACCAACGAGCAAGATACAATCAGAGGACGACGACAAGAGTACTGGAAGG aTGGAATACGATACATCTTCGCCAGCGCCAACCGTAGCAAGTTCTAGTTCAGCATCAAAGAAACGTAAAGTTGGCCGCCCCAGAAAACTCATGTGCACGTCAGGGAATACAAGACACTTTACAGAAACTATTGTTGCGAAAAAACCAAAAAGCAAAAGTTCCCTCGTGGGTTATTTGTTGTCACCGAAAAACAGGCATCTTCAAACCAAG TACATCGCCAAGTCTGGTTATACTCCCCTACCCTTTAAAACCGGAATGTTGTCCTTAAAAGCTTCCTCCAAGAATCACAAATCAGTCAAGGCGAAGATGAAACCCGCGAAACAAACTCCGCTgcataataaaaatgtcatcAGTTCGATTATCGCGGAGAAGGCTAAACTAAGTCACGAAGTTAAGTTGGATAAACACAGTAATAAGGTAAGACCAAAACTGAAAGCCGAGGCAAAGGTAAAAACCTGGGAAGACGACGAGAGTACTGTCGTTGAAAATATATCGTCGGATACCATGAGCCAGGAAATTCTTGAG gaaaaaaatgttgaacaaccagaggaggaagaaggagaggaggaagtcgagagagagatggaaaggaATAAGCACGAtaaatcgaagaagaagaaacaaaagtcTATCTCGTCGTCCCCGAGTCGACATAAATCGAGCGATCGCGATAAGAAGGAATCTAAACGTCGAAAATCGTCCGATTGTAAAGATTGTAAGGAATGTGCGAAGGTTGCTAAAGCGGAAAGAACAGAAAGCATTATTAATAGATGTAAGCTAACGTCGGCTCACTTGGCCATTGATCAGTTAAGAGTTCTGACGGCTATGGGTGGTCTCTTTTATGCCGGAAGACTTAGCGCTGTTCGAGCTCCAGATGTTTACGCTATTACTCTTGATGGCGAACGAGGGAATAGACCTCATATTCATTCAAGGGAAGAGATTTTACGGGACGCg atcgTAGAGGTATGTCCAAGTTCAACGAAAGAATTACCACCCGGTACAAGACTTTGTGCTTATTGGAGCGAGCAATACAGATGTCTTTATCCAGGAACATCGGTCGAACCTACCGAACCAGATCCCGAACTCGATGAGAAATTTGTCAGTGTTGAATTCGATGACGGTGATAGCGGTAGAATAGCTTTGGATGACATCAGATTACTCCAACCTGATTATCCTGTTGTTG AATACGATCCAAATCCTCTTTTATCTTTGGGCAAACGTCGACGACAGACCTCGGTTTCgatagaagataaaagatcGTCCATAAATACTATATCTGGTACAACATCGAATAGTTTAACATCTACGGTTTCTTCCACAACTTCCTCTCACATTTCCTCTTTCGATGGAGTCTCGATAGAACGGCACAAAACGGATGATATCAGTGCAAAGGCATTGGATGATTATCGTGAACGTAAGCGtttgaagaagaggagaaaggatAAATTGAAGAGACAACACGAGGctcaagaaggaaagaagaaacataagAGGCACAAGGGTTGCGAAGAGCATAGAAAGCACAAGCATAGGAAACATAGAAAGCATAAGCATAAACATAGCCATCATTGCAATCATAGCGAAGGAAGTCATATAAG TAGCGGGGAAAGTTGTTGTGGTCAAAAAAGTGAAGATGAACCAAATAAAGAGACTCCGGCAAAGgttgaagaggaagaggaagaggaagaagacgaggaagaggaagaagaggaaagtgAAGAAATGACTGTTTTGGAAGAAGAACCTGAACCAGTTCCCGAACCAATTGAAGTTATAGTAAGGgaggaaaagatagaaaagccgaaaaaatctgataaaaaaggaaaagtacgAGAGAGACAGGAGTCGGTGGAAAGTCGAAGTAAAATGGCTGCATTCTTGCCTGCGAGACAATTATGGGGATGGGCTGGTAGGGGTTACAGGAGACCTGGTGCAAAAGGAAGAGCTAAGAAACAATTTTTCCGAGCCATTCAAAGGGGAAACGAAACTATTCAAATAGGTGATAGTGCAGTTTTCCTTTCTACTGGTAGACCAGATAGACCATACATAGGACGTATAGAGTCTATGTGGGAAACATCAAGTTCTAATATGATAGTTAAAGTTAAGTGGTTTTATCATCCTGAAGAGACAGTAGGATGTCCAACCAATCTAAAGTATCCg ggTGCTCTATTCGAATCCCCTCATATGGATGAAAATGATGTACAAACTATTTCGCACAAATGCGAAGTATTACCGTTGGACGAATATACAGAAAAACTGGGAAAAGAACCTCATAGATATCTTACCATctatgataacaacgatatctACTATTTGGCCGGATATTATGATCCGACGACGTACCTTCTATCTATGCAACCTGGGGTTGTTTGA